DNA from Sorangium aterium:
ATCGTCGGGCACCCTTCGCCGCCCGCCCCGAGCTGCTGGTACTGCTCGGCGGCGGTCTTGATGACCGTCGCCCCGGTATAGGCGCTCTTGACGCGCGACTGCTTGAGCTTCGGCCACACCACGAGCGTGGCGCCGCCGGCGATGATCGCCATGATCGTCACGACGATGAGCACCTCGACCAGGGTCACGCCCCGCGAGAGCTTCCGGCTCAGCCGTCGAATCCTTCTTGCGCTGCTTGCTCTGTTCGTCTCCATCTCTCACTCCACCCTGTCAAGGCCGCCTATTTCGCCGTCCGGCCCGTCGCTCATGAGATCGTATCCGTCCGGATCCTTCCTTCCAGGGCAGGTGAGCCGGAGCGGCCTGCCCCACGCGTCGACCGGGTCGATCGCGAGGTATCCCTCGCGCTTCAGCTCTTCCAGGGAACCCGGGCACCGCCGCTCGTGATCGGCGCGGTACAGGGTGATCGCCCCGTGGACCACGGACAACGTCGCGCGGGTCGAGCGAATTCCCACGAGCCGCCGCTCGCGCGCGCCGAGGAGCAGCAGGAGGATCACCATCGCGAGGCCGGCGGCGAAGGGCCTCGCCCGCGCCATGCCGGTCCGCCGGAAGAGCCCGCCGCCGCGCTCCCAGGGGAAGAAGATCGTGCTCTCTCGCTGCCTGCGCCGCCCCATAGCCACCTACCCGACGAAGCTCGACATCTGGATGAGCGGCATGAGGATGGATATCGCGATGAACGCGACCGCGCCGCCCATGATGACGATCATGAGCGGCTCGAGCAGGCTCGTGAGCACCTGGACGCGGGTCTCCACGGCGGAGTCGTAGGCGTTGGCCACGTTCTCCAGCATCGCCTCCAGCTGCCCGCTCCTCTCGCCGATGGCGATCATGTGGGTGACGATCGGCGGGAACCGGCCGCTCCGCTTCAGCGGCTCGGCGATGCTCTGGCCCTCGCGGATCGACGCGATTGCGTCGACGATGACCTTCTCCAGGGCGGCGTTGCCGAGCACGCTCCGGACGATGTCCATCGCGCTGAGGAGCGCGACGCCCGACGACAGCAGGGTCGCGAGGGTCCGCGCGAAGCGCGCGATGGACAGCATCTGGATGAGCTTGCCGAAGATGGGCGCCCGCAGCACGAACGTGTCCCAAGAGAGGCGGCCCTTCGGCGTCCGCACCCAGCGGCGGAACCCGTACACCGCGCCCACGATCGCGAGCAGGACGAGCCACCAGTAGCTCGAGGCGAACGCCGACGTGCCGATGAGCGCCGCCGTGTACCAGGGCAGCGCCTGGTCCATGGAGGCGAAGATGCCTGTCACGTTCGGCACGACCGCGACCATGAGGACCGAGATGAGCCCGATGCCGATGAGCGCCATCAGCGCGGGGTAGGCGAGGGCGGCGGTCACCTTGCCGACGAGCTTCGCCTGGTTCTCCATGAAGGTGGTCAGGCGGGTCAGCACGCCCTCGAGCGTGCCGGACGCCTCGCCGGCGCGCACCATGCTCACGTAGAGCGGCGGGAAGACCGAGGGGTGCGCCTCGAGCGCCTTGGCGAAGCTCGTGCCTTCGCGCACCTGCTCGCGCACCTGCGTGAGCACCTTCTTCAGCGACTCCTTCTCGACCTGCTCGATGAGCGCGTTGAGCGACTCGAAGAGCGGGATGCCGGCGCCGATGAGCGTCGCGAGCTGGCGGGTCATCACGGCGATGTCCGACGTCGAGGGGCGGCCCGCGAAGGCGAAGATCTTGATATCGCGCTTCGCCTTCGCCTTCGCGGCCTGCTCCTCGGTCGCGCCGGTGAGCATGATGCCGTCCTTGCGCAGGGCGACCCGGAGGGCCTTCGCGTTCTCCGCGTCGCGGACCCCTTTGACCGGCTTTCCGGTGCCGACGAGGATGCCTTTGTATTCGAATACCGCCACGGCCTTCCCTACTCGTCGACGATGACGTCTTCCTGCGTCGCCGCGAGGACCTCCTCGACGGTGGTGATGCCCTTGAGCACCTTGCGCGCCCCGTCGTCCCGGAGCGTATCCATCCCCTGGGAGATGGCGACCCGCTTGATGGTCTGCGCGTCCGCGCTCTTCAGGATGTGCGGACCCACGGCGTCGTCGATGACCATCTGCTCGTAGATGCCCCGCCGGCCGATGAAGCCCTTCTGGTTGCAGGCGTCGCAGCCCCCGGGCTTGTAGAACACGGCCCGATCGATGTCCTGCCCGATGTAGTCGTATTTCTGTCCGTGCACGCTGTAGCGGGCCGAGACCTTCCGCCGCGCCTTCCAGGCGAGCCGGTCCTCGTCGAGGCCGAGCTGCTGCAGCTCGTAGTCGGAGGGCCGGTAGGGGACCTTGCACGCCGGGCAGAGCAGGCGCACGAGGCGCTGGGCGAGGATGCCGATCACGCTGCTCCGCACGAGGAAGGGCTCGATCTCCATCTCGACGAGGCGGGTCACCGCGCTGGCCGCGTCGTTCGTGTGGAGGGTCGAGAGCACCAGGTGGCCGGTGAGCGACGCGTGGATGGCGATCTCTGCGGTCTCCTTGTCGCGGATCTCGCCGACCATGATCACGTCCGGATCCTGGCGGAGGAACGCGCGGAGCGCCGAGGCGAAGGTGAGCCCGATCCCGGGGTGGACGTGGATCTGGTGGATGCCGCCGATCTCGTACTCGACCGGGTCCTCGGCCGTGAGGATGTTCCGGCTGGGCTCGTTGATCCGGTTGAGGCAGGCGTAGAGCGTGGTCGTCTTGCCGCTGCCGGTCGGGCCGGTGACGAGGATGATGCCGTCCGGCCGCTGGATGAGCGCGTCCATGATGGCGAACTCGCGCGGCGCGAAGCCGAGGTCGTCGAGCCCGAGCAGGACCGACGCCTTGTGCAGGATGCGCATCACGATCCGCTCGAAGCCGCGGCTCGTCGGCACGGTCGAGACGCGGATGTCGACGCTCTTGCCCGCGATCTTCAGCGTGATGCGGCCGTCCTGCGGGAGCCGCTTCTCGGCGATGTTGAGCGCCGCCATGATCTTCACGCGGGCGATGATCGGCGCCATGAACTGCTTCGAGGCGCGCTTCGCGACGTAGAGCTCGCCGTCGATCCGGTAGCGGACGACGACGTCGCGCTCCTCGGGCTCGATGTGGATGTCGCTCGCCCGCTCGCGGACCGCCTGCGCGAACAGGCCGTTGACCCAGGCGATGATCGGGGCGTCGTCGTCCGAGTCGATGATGTCGACGAGGTTGTCCTCCTCGAGCGCCGTGTCGCCCTCGAGCTTCGCGCCGCCGTCCTCCTTGCGCTCCCAGATGCGGTTGATCGCGTTCAGCACGACGTCGCTCGTGGCGACCGCGATCTCGACGGGCTTGCCGAACAGCGCCCGCACGTCGTCGATCGCCGTCGTGTCGAGGGGGTCGGCGACGGCGCAGTAGACGACCCCGTCGTGCTCGGCGAGCGGCAGGATCTTGTGCTGCTTGGCGTACGTGATCGGCACCCGGCTCGCGAGATCGAGCGGCACCGCGTCGATGTCGATGCGCGGGAGGAGGCCGACCTCGCACTCCTCCGCGAGCGCCTTGGCGATGCTCGCCTCGTCGGCGATGTTGGACGAGACGATGAGGTCCGCGAGCGGCTGACCGCGCTCGCGGACGGTGTCGTAGAGCGGCACCAGCCGCTCCGCGGGGACGACGCCCCGCCGGATCAGGATCTCGCCGAGGTACTGCTGCTGCTGCAGGCTCATTCCACGCGCTCCATCTGCCGTCCGCCCGGCGGCCGCCGCGTGGGCCGCGGCGGCGGGGCGCCGTTCGGCGGCGGCGGCAGCTGGGCCGGCTCGCCCTCCATGTCGACCATGCCGGGCTGCATATTCACCGCGCCGGTGGCCTTGCCGCCGAACGTCGGCAGGCCGACCGGGTCCACCGGCACGTGCTCGCGCGGCCCCTTCGGGCGCGCCTCCTCCTCGAGGCGCGCTCGCTCTTCCTCGGCCAGCATCGACTGGCGGATGTCCTCGAGGAGCCCGTTCGCGCGGCCGAAGTCGCGCGGCGGCTCCCACGCGGCGCTCTCGCTGAAGACGAAGTAACGGTCGATGAACTCCTGCCGCTCCTGCATCTTGCGCTCGAAGATGGTCCGGAGGTCGTCCTGGTCGCGGATCACGTAGGGCGTCAGCACGAGGAGGAGGTTCGTCTTCGTCTTCGTCTTGACCCGCTGCCGGAAGAGGAACCCGAGCACCGGGATGTCGCCCAGCACGGGGATCTTCGTCTCCGAGGTGGTCATGCCGTCGCGCATGAGGCCGCCGATCACGACGGTCTGCTGGTCCCGGACGACGAGCGTTGTGCTCGCGGTGCGCTTGTTGATGGGGATCGCGCCGAGCGCGCCCTCGAGGGGGGCGCCCGCGTCGGAGATCTCCTCGGAGAGCTCCAGCCGCACCTGATCCGAGTCGTTGACGTGAGGGACGACCTTGATCTTCGTGCCGACGTCCTGGCGCGCGGCGGCGCCGCCGCCGAGGCCGCCGAGGCCGCCGAGCAGGCCGCCGAGCGCGCCGAGCCCGCCCGCCGCGCCCGCGCCGCCCGCCAGGCTCGCGAGCTGGTTGAGCCCGCCGCCGCCCACGTTGGTCTGCAGCGGGATGTTCTGGCCGATCGAGATCTCGGCCGCCACGTTGTCGGTCGCGAGGATGTGCGGCGTCGCGAGGACGTTGGAGTCGCCGTCCTGGGCCAGCGCGTGGAGGACGACGCCGAACGCGGGGATCGAGATGCCCGTCCCGAGGATGTTGTTCGAGCCCGTGATCGCGGTCCCTTGACGCCCAGCGCGAGCGCGCCGAGCTGCGCCGGCAGGCCGATGACGGACTGGCGGATGTTGTTGCCGCCGTAGACGACGCTGTCGTCGGGGTTGAGGCCGTCGAACGGCGCGCCGGCGTGGTAGCCGATGCCGAAATCGAGCGAGCGGCTGACGTTCACGTCCATGATCACGGCCTCGATGAACACCTGCCGCCGGGGCTCGTCGAGCTGGTCGATCACGGTGCGCAGCTGGGCGTAGTCGTGGGGTGACGACG
Protein-coding regions in this window:
- the gspE gene encoding type II secretion system ATPase GspE, which produces MSLQQQQYLGEILIRRGVVPAERLVPLYDTVRERGQPLADLIVSSNIADEASIAKALAEECEVGLLPRIDIDAVPLDLASRVPITYAKQHKILPLAEHDGVVYCAVADPLDTTAIDDVRALFGKPVEIAVATSDVVLNAINRIWERKEDGGAKLEGDTALEEDNLVDIIDSDDDAPIIAWVNGLFAQAVRERASDIHIEPEERDVVVRYRIDGELYVAKRASKQFMAPIIARVKIMAALNIAEKRLPQDGRITLKIAGKSVDIRVSTVPTSRGFERIVMRILHKASVLLGLDDLGFAPREFAIMDALIQRPDGIILVTGPTGSGKTTTLYACLNRINEPSRNILTAEDPVEYEIGGIHQIHVHPGIGLTFASALRAFLRQDPDVIMVGEIRDKETAEIAIHASLTGHLVLSTLHTNDAASAVTRLVEMEIEPFLVRSSVIGILAQRLVRLLCPACKVPYRPSDYELQQLGLDEDRLAWKARRKVSARYSVHGQKYDYIGQDIDRAVFYKPGGCDACNQKGFIGRRGIYEQMVIDDAVGPHILKSADAQTIKRVAISQGMDTLRDDGARKVLKGITTVEEVLAATQEDVIVDE
- a CDS encoding type II secretion system protein GspG, with protein sequence MGRRRQRESTIFFPWERGGGLFRRTGMARARPFAAGLAMVILLLLLGARERRLVGIRSTRATLSVVHGAITLYRADHERRCPGSLEELKREGYLAIDPVDAWGRPLRLTCPGRKDPDGYDLMSDGPDGEIGGLDRVE
- a CDS encoding type II secretion system protein GspD, whose product is MAAEISIGQNIPLQTNVGGGGLNQLASLAGGAGAAGGLGALGGLLGGLGGLGGGAAARQDVGTKIKVVPHVNDSDQVRLELSEEISDAGAPLEGALGAIPINKRTASTTLVVRDQQTVVIGGLMRDGMTTSETKIPVLGDIPVLGFLFRQRVKTKTKTNLLLVLTPYVIRDQDDLRTIFERKMQERQEFIDRYFVFSESAAWEPPRDFGRANGLLEDIRQSMLAEEERARLEEEARPKGPREHVPVDPVGLPTFGGKATGAVNMQPGMVDMEGEPAQLPPPPNGAPPPRPTRRPPGGRQMERVE
- a CDS encoding type II secretion system protein, encoding METNRASSARRIRRLSRKLSRGVTLVEVLIVVTIMAIIAGGATLVVWPKLKQSRVKSAYTGATVIKTAAEQYQQLGAGGEGCPTIQALVSAKQIDGNKIDDPWGQPYKIKCDENNDIHVVSSGDDKKENTPDDIRDDMKQSDLNKIAEM
- the gspF gene encoding type II secretion system inner membrane protein GspF yields the protein MAVFEYKGILVGTGKPVKGVRDAENAKALRVALRKDGIMLTGATEEQAAKAKAKRDIKIFAFAGRPSTSDIAVMTRQLATLIGAGIPLFESLNALIEQVEKESLKKVLTQVREQVREGTSFAKALEAHPSVFPPLYVSMVRAGEASGTLEGVLTRLTTFMENQAKLVGKVTAALAYPALMALIGIGLISVLMVAVVPNVTGIFASMDQALPWYTAALIGTSAFASSYWWLVLLAIVGAVYGFRRWVRTPKGRLSWDTFVLRAPIFGKLIQMLSIARFARTLATLLSSGVALLSAMDIVRSVLGNAALEKVIVDAIASIREGQSIAEPLKRSGRFPPIVTHMIAIGERSGQLEAMLENVANAYDSAVETRVQVLTSLLEPLMIVIMGGAVAFIAISILMPLIQMSSFVG